A genome region from Manihot esculenta cultivar AM560-2 chromosome 5, M.esculenta_v8, whole genome shotgun sequence includes the following:
- the LOC110615265 gene encoding receptor-like protein kinase FERONIA has product MFFTCVMNPRNFYIFTLLYLFSAFESISCASSSSDKIVLNCGSAGSFSFNGKTWTGDVGSKFLPAESRGSTISVASTLNNHQVPKIPYSTARFFRSHFTYSFPLSPGFKYIRLHFYPASYSILKGKTHVDFTVVSGPYTLLNSFSPSFMSDALELVYFSKVFVINLKENLLNLSFIPSPGAYAFVNGIEIQNFPTNFYNYTDNHLSLYHEPAFQMLHRVEVGSSGHPDWMDDSNYILGSMSGTVIFGPYGIKRAPWNMSEYAVSENFYLSARTMGSDDAINMSYNLTWTFLVDSGFKYLVRLHLCEISHEITGVNQRVFTVFINNKTAENSLDVIALAGAPLVAIYRDYIVAVPKGIGGRQQLWLALHPNPESNPMFKNAILNGVEIIKVSDENNNLALHFEPRIGERKKIRLSVILGAVLGCFGGIFLFFLAAYQWKKRNSCCYKVSQLRPVSRDPKKSNMAVLRSASICCQFTLADIRVATSNFSEAHVVGVGGFGKVYKGSIDGGVTQVAIKRKSPESHQGVQEFQTEIDLLSTFRHLNLVSLLGFCQENSELILVYDYMARGTLRDHLYKRCHPPLSWNQRLKICIGAARGIHYLHTGTKHSIIHRDIKSTNILLDEDMVAKVSDFGLSRLAPTTGSSSCVNTEVKGTIGYLDPEYYRSRKLSKKSDVYSFGVVLLEVLCARPLVVEEEEYKVSLAEWALRSHRSGNTGCIIDPFLRGKIDSQSLITFIEITVKCLADRRTQRPSMGDVLHSLELSLHLQDNTDARVDLEDQQVL; this is encoded by the coding sequence ATGTTCTTTACTTGTGTAATGAATCCTCGGAATTTCTATATCTTCACTCTTCTGTACTTGTTCTCTGCTTTTGAATCCATAAGCTGTGCTTCTTCTTCCTCGGATAAAATTGTTCTCAACTGCGGATCAGCTGGGTCCTTTTCATTTAATGGAAAAACCTGGACTGGCGATGTAGGCTCCAAGTTCTTGCCTGCTGAGTCTCGGGGAAGTACTATTTCTGTAGCTTCAACACTGAATAATCATCAAGTTCCTAAGATTCCATACTCTACTGCTCGCTTCTTTCGTTCTCATTTCACCTATTCTTTTCCTCTTTCCCCTGGCTTCAAATACATTCGCCTTCACTTCTATCCGGCTTCCTATTCCATCCTAAAAGGCAAAACCCACGTTGATTTCACTGTAGTCTCAGGTCCTTACACTCTGCTGAACAGCTTCAGCCCTTCTTTTATGTCGGACGCTTTGGAATTAGTTTACTTCTCTAAAGTTTTTGTCATTAACTTGAAGGAGAACCTTTTGAATCTCTCTTTTATCCCATCACCTGGAGCTTATGCCTTCGTCAATGGTATAGAAATTCAGAACTTCCCGACCAATTTCTATAATTACACTGATAATCATTTATCTCTTTACCATGAGCCAGCCTTTCAGATGCTTCATAGAGTCGAAGTGGGTTCTTCGGGACACCCGGACTGGATGGATGACTCCAACTATATACTGGGTTCTATGAGTGGCACTGTAATTTTTGGCCCATACGGGATCAAACGGGCACCTTGGAACATGTCGGAATATGCCGTTTCCGAAAATTTCTATCTATCAGCTCGGACGATGGGCAGTGATGATGCCATTAACATGAGCTACAACCTGACTTGGACATTCCTTGTAGATTCTGGTTTCAAATATCTTGTTAGGCTTCATCTTTGTGAGATTTCACATGAGATTACAGGGGTGAATCAGAGAGTGTTCACTGTCTTTATTAACAACAAGACGGCAGAGAACAGCTTGGATGTAATTGCTTTGGCTGGTGCACCATTAGTGGCAATTTACAGAGACTACATTGTTGCGGTTCCAAAAGGGATAGGAGGGAGGCAGCAACTCTGGCTAGCCCTGCATCCGAACCCGGAATCAAATCCCATGTTCAAGAATGCGATACTAAATGGAGTGGAGATCATCAAAGTTAGCGATGAGAATAACAATCTTGCTCTGCACTTTGAACCAAGAATCGGAGAAAGAAAGAAGATTCGACTTAGTGTCATCCTTGGAGCGGTGTTAGGATGCTTTGGTGGaatatttctatttttcttGGCTGCATACCAGTGGAAAAAAAGGAATTCTTGCTGTTACAAAGTTTCACAACTTCGCCCAGTATCCCGTGACCCCAAGAAATCAAACATGGCAGTGCTAAGATCAGCGTCGATCTGCTGCCAATTCACATTAGCAGATATAAGAGTAGCCACCAGCAATTTCAGTGAAGCGCATGTGGTTGGTGTGGGTGGTTTCGGTAAGGTTTACAAAGGTTCCATAGACGGCGGAGTTACCCAAGTTGCCATCAAGCGAAAAAGTCCGGAGTCCCACCAAGGGGTACAAGAGTTTCAAACTGAAATTGATTTGCTCTCAACATTTCGTCACTTGAACTTGGTTTCCCTACTTGGCTTCTGCCAAGAGAACAGTGAACTCATTCTCGTCTACGATTACATGGCCCGTGGAACTCTCCGTGATCATCTCTACAAGAGATGCCATCCACCCTTATCATGGAATCAGAGGCTCAAGATTTGCATAGGTGCTGCTCGGGGAATCCACTATCTTCATACCGGCACAAAACATTCAATCATACACCGTGACATCAAGTCCACCAATATTTTGTTGGATGAGGACATGGTAGCCAAGGTCTCGGATTTCGGGCTGTCGAGGTTAGCACCCACTACAGGATCAAGCAGTTGCGTAAACACCGAGGTGAAGGGTACTATAGGATACCTGGATCCTGAATACTATCGAAGTAGAAAACTAAGTAAGAAATCAGATGTTTACTCTTTTGGCGTGGTGTTGCTTGAAGTGCTATGTGCAAGACCATTGGTGGTGGAGGAAGAGGAATACAAGGTTAGCTTGGCCGAATGGGCCTTACGTTCCCATCGAAGTGGTAACACTGGCTGCATTATCGATCCATTTCTAAGAGGAAAAATTGATTCTCAGTCTCTCATCACATTCATAGAAATTACAGTAAAGTGCTTGGCTGATCGACGAACACAAAGGCCATCCATGGGAGATGTGCTCCACAGTCTCGAATTGTCATTGCACCTACAAGATAACACCGATGCTAGGGTGGATTTAGAAGATCAGCAAGTGCTGTGA
- the LOC110615268 gene encoding receptor-like protein kinase FERONIA has product MKPCSKFLRIIIFLHLCFSFFHLKDSLCADNFSYVPIQNTALDCGSYGLQTLSFDGRNWTGDVGSEFVAFSRHANSTVSTASSMDPGIPEVPYKTARLFYSEFTYIFNVTPGPKFVRLHFYPYSYSGLDASKAFLSVTYGHYTLLNNFSASLAANYDNAHTFFKEFIIHVQNHSLHLTFSPSSNASDAFAFVNGIEVVSMPLHLYVQGENVHLPSVGYPATPITLDNTSALETVYRINVGGDDVSPEADTGMFRTWTRDDQFIFGAAFGQLAYDFDLNFRYTAAVPAYTAPAVVYRTGRSMGANAAINLNYNLSWFFPVETGFLYLVRLHFCELDRNITKINQRVFSIYINNQTAYGGADVIAWSGGQGVPVYKDFITMFPQERERIQDLWLELHPNTRSQSEYYDAILNGVEIFKLNNHDGDLAGLNPPQKQGPLVNSTSRSSGSSKKRLLTVVGCSVSGVVLAFLILFVLRSGSEQQGYKKNLR; this is encoded by the coding sequence ATGAAACCTTGCTCTAAGTTCCTGCGCATTATCATCTTTCTACACCTCTGCTTCTCCTTCTTCCATCTCAAGGACTCTCTTTGTGCAGATAACTTCTCTTATGTTCCCATACAAAATACTGCGCTAGACTGTGGTTCCTATGGCTTGCAAACTCTGTCCTTCGATGGTCGGAACTGGACTGGTGATGTGGGATCAGAGTTTGTGGCTTTCAGCCGCCACGCGAACTCTACGGTATCCACGGCCTCTTCCATGGACCCTGGAATCCCTGAAGTTCCTTACAAGACCGCTCGGCTTTTCTACTCTGAATTCACCTACATCTTCAACGTAACACCCGGCCCTAAATTTGTCCGTCTTCACTTCTATCCATATTCTTATTCTGGTTTGGATGCCTCCAAAGCTTTTCTCTCAGTTACCTATGGTCACTATACTCTCCTTAACAACTTCAGTGCTTCTCTAGCTGCCAATTACGATAACGCACATACTTTTTTCAAAGAATTCATAATTCATGTGCAAAACCATTCACTTCATCTGACATTTAGCCCTTCTTCGAATGCTTCTGATGCTTTTGCCTTCGTCAACGGAATTGAAGTTGTTTCGATGCCTTTGCATCTCTACGTACAAGGCGAGAATGTTCATCTTCCTTCCGTTGGGTATCCTGCTACACCAATCACACTGGACAATACATCTGCACTTGAGACAGTTTACAGAATCAATGTAGGAGGTGATGATGTTTCTCCCGAAGCAGATACGGGGATGTTTCGCACTTGGACACGGGACGATCAATTCATATTTGGAGCTGCTTTTGGGCAATTGGCATATGATTTTGATCTTAATTTCAGATACACAGCAGCAGTACCAGCTTACACTGCACCTGCTGTCGTCTACCGTACCGGGCGTTCTATGGGAGCTAATGCTGCAATcaacttaaattataatttaagttgGTTTTTTCCTGTTGAAACTGGCTTTCTCTATCTTGTCAGGCTCCATTTCTGCGAGCTTGATCGGAATATAACAAAGATAAACCAGAGAGTATTTTCTATATACATCAACAATCAAACAGCCTATGGTGGAGCTGATGTCATTGCATGGAGCGGTGGACAAGGTGTTCCCGTTTACAAAGACTTCatcacaatgtttccacaagaAAGAGAAAGGATCCAGGATCTTTGGCTGGAGCTGCACCCCAACACCAGATCGCAGTCTGAATACTATGACGCGATTTTAAATGGGGTGGAGATCTTCAAATTAAACAATCATGATGGAGATCTCGCCGGACTCAATCCACCCCAAAAGCAGGGACCGCTAGTTAATTCCACCTCCAGATCATCCGGAAGTTCAAAGAAAAGACTACTTACCGTTGTTGGTTGCTCGGTCAGCGGAGTGGTCTTGGCATTCCTTATCCTGTTCGTGCTTCGTTCTGGATCAGAGCAGCAAGGCTACAAGAAGAACCTTCGTTAA
- the LOC122723686 gene encoding uncharacterized protein LOC122723686: MCSRRITLIIKERLVAEGYCWKTVPHDTKEFYWQEFKKYFIWDQAIDSLVKIAWQKKETDRYRGLMWEIRKGKTKNLATPDSVLSKWQETWNTSEYKEKCDKFAANRRSEAGGSGSGISRHACGSVSQERLGREPLPHELFEATHKRKETEEFVDARSKAIHDKYVQLKEAAT; this comes from the exons ATGTGCAGTCGTAGGATTACTTTGATAATAAAAGAAAGATTGGTCGCGGAAGGGTACTGTTGGAAGACAGTGCCACATGACACCAAGGAGTTTTATTGGCAGGAATTCAAG AAATACTTCATATGGGATCAAGCAATTGACAGCTTGGTCAAAATTGCATGGCAGAAAAAGGAAACTGACAGATACAGGGGATTAATGTGGGAAATCAGGAAAGGGAAAACAAAGAATCTTGCTACACCAGATTCCGTTTTGAGTAAGTGGCAAGAAACTTGGAACACTTCTGAATACAAAGAGAAGTGTGACAAGTTTGCTGCCAATAGGCGCAGTGAGGCTGGAGGGTCAGGATCTGGTATTTCCAGGCACGCATGCGGTTCAGTTTCACA AGAAAGACTTGGTAGAGAACCACTTCCTCATGAGCTTTTTGAGGCCACACATAAGAGAAAGGAGACGGAGGAGTTTGTTGATGCGAGGTCAAAAGCTATTCAT GATAAATACGTCCAACTGAAGGAGGCTGCAACATAG